In Humulus lupulus chromosome 6, drHumLupu1.1, whole genome shotgun sequence, a single genomic region encodes these proteins:
- the LOC133786120 gene encoding bifunctional 3-dehydroquinate dehydratase/shikimate dehydrogenase, chloroplastic-like, translating to MRQDALRLAMEYGADYIDVELQVAHEFIQSIAGKKPENFKIVVSSHNYQNTPSMEDLGNLVAKIQATGADIVKFGTSALDITDAARVFQITVHSQFLCSNNSTGYELLHLYNFRQIGPDTKVFGVIGKPVGQSKSPILYNEAFKSVGFNGVYLHLLVDDIANFLQTYLSADFAGFSVTIPHKEAALTCCDEVDPVAKSIGAVNCIIRRQSDGKLLGFNTDYIGAISSIEDGLRGSLNASSMTGSPLAGKLFVVIGAGGAGKALAYGAKEKGARVVIANRTYGSLLSLLSFLLLFFN from the exons ATGCGACAGGATGCACTTCGATTGGCCATGGAATACGGGGCTGATTACATTGATGTTGAGCTCCAG GTTGCTCATGAATTCATTCAATCCATAGCTGGAAAGAAGCCTGAAAATTTTAAGATTGTTGTTTCTTCTCATAATTATCAAAATACCCCATCTATGGAGGATCTTGGTAATCTTGTTGCAAAAATACAAGCAACTGGAGCTGACATAGTGAAGTTTGGAACATCTGCCTTAGATATAACTGATGCGGCACGTGTTTTCCAGATAACTGTGCATTCTCAG TTCCTCT GTTCCAATAATAGCACTGGTTATGAGCTTCTACATTTATACAATTTCAGACAGATAGGGCCCGACACAAAAGTGTTTGGTGTTATTGGAAAGCCAGTTGGCCAAAGCAAATCACCAATTTTGTATAATGAGGCCTTCAAGTCAGTTGGTTTTAATGGAGTTTATCTGCATTTGTTGGTAGATGACATTGCAAATTTTCTCCAAACTTACTTGTCTGCAGATTTTGCGGGATTCAG TGTCACCATTCCTCACAAGGAAGCTGCACTCACGTGCTGTGATGAGGTTGATCCAGTTGCCAAG TCAATAGGAGCTGTTAATTGCATTATAAGGAGACAAAGTGATGGGAAGTTATTGGGATTCAATACAGACTATATTGGTGCCATTTCTTCCATTGAAGATGGATTACGAG GTTCGCTTAATGCTAGCAGTATGACTGGCTCACCTTTAGCTGGTAAATTGTTCGTTGTCATTGGTGCTGGTGGTGCTGGCAAGGCGCTTGCATATGGTGCTAAAGAGAAGGGAGCAAGGGTTGTGATTGCCAATCGTACCTATGGTTCTCTTCTATCTTTGTTAtctttcttgttgttgttttttaaCTGA